One bacterium genomic window, AACGTCAGCACCTGGCTGACGGTCAGCACCAGCGCGAAGCGCAGCGTCCGCGAGAAGCCCAGCGCGCGCTGCAGGTCGAGGCGGGCGGCCAGCGCGAAGGTCAGGCAGGTCATCAGCAGCACGCGCAGGTTCAGCCGCAGCAGCGCGGCGCCGGCCGGGCGCTGCTCCCACCACGATGCCGCCAGCCAGCCCAGCGAGACCGCCGCGGCGAACGGGGCCGCGGCGCGCGCCGCCC contains:
- a CDS encoding ABC transporter permease, encoding AARAAAPFAAAVSLGWLAASWWEQRPAGAALLRLNLRVLLMTCLTFALAARLDLQRALGFSRTLRFALVLTVSQVLTFRRLHADFRLALRSRSPRRVSTAASLRHGAAAGAWFLRRAEHDAVEIAQALDARGFFLDRR